Proteins co-encoded in one Pseudomonas fluorescens genomic window:
- the def gene encoding peptide deformylase, producing the protein MIREILKMGDERLLRIAPPVPAEMFDSPQLWQLIDDMFQTMESVGGVGLAAPQIGVDLQLVIFGFEHSERYPDAEAVPQTILINPLITPLSPLMEEGFEGCLSVPGLRGAVDRYQQIRYEGFDPKGEPIVRVASGFHARVVQHECDHLIGRLYPSRITDFSKFGFTEVMFPDLDPDADD; encoded by the coding sequence ATGATCCGTGAAATCCTGAAGATGGGCGACGAGCGCCTGCTGCGCATTGCCCCGCCGGTGCCGGCCGAGATGTTCGACAGCCCGCAATTGTGGCAACTGATCGACGACATGTTCCAGACCATGGAAAGCGTCGGTGGTGTTGGCCTGGCCGCACCGCAGATCGGCGTCGACCTGCAACTGGTGATCTTCGGCTTCGAGCACAGCGAGCGTTACCCGGACGCCGAAGCCGTGCCGCAGACGATCCTGATCAATCCGCTGATCACGCCGTTGAGCCCGCTGATGGAAGAGGGCTTTGAAGGCTGTCTGTCAGTGCCCGGCCTGCGTGGCGCGGTGGATCGTTATCAACAGATCCGCTACGAGGGTTTCGATCCCAAGGGCGAGCCGATCGTGCGCGTGGCCTCGGGATTCCATGCGCGGGTGGTGCAGCATGAGTGCGATCACCTGATCGGACGGCTGTACCCGTCGCGCATCACCGATTTCAGCAAGTTCGGTTTTACCGAAGTGATGTTCCCGGATCTCGATCCCGACGCTGACGATTGA
- a CDS encoding GNAT family N-acetyltransferase: MTDTRYSQLDDLSWPLMNKFYRQHQSSMKAVREAQLWVARQEEIVAALCLRPVFGGHWLTGLFVDPACREQGIAAQLIAAAVKDVEAPVWLFCHPDLRGFYERRGFTFDPALPQAMAERLSRYARSKPMIAMELAPRTG, encoded by the coding sequence CGACCTGTCCTGGCCCTTGATGAACAAGTTCTACCGCCAGCATCAATCGTCGATGAAAGCGGTGCGCGAAGCGCAATTGTGGGTGGCGCGGCAGGAGGAAATCGTGGCGGCGCTGTGCCTGCGGCCGGTGTTCGGCGGGCATTGGCTGACCGGGTTGTTCGTTGATCCGGCCTGCCGCGAACAGGGCATCGCTGCGCAATTGATCGCGGCGGCGGTGAAAGATGTGGAGGCGCCGGTGTGGCTGTTCTGCCATCCGGACCTGCGTGGATTCTACGAGCGGCGCGGCTTCACCTTCGACCCCGCCCTGCCGCAGGCCATGGCCGAACGTTTGAGCCGCTATGCGCGGAGCAAGCCGATGATTGCCATGGAACTGGCGCCGCGCACTGGCTGA